TCCATAAAAGCTTAACGGCATCTTCCAAGTCCATTATTTCAACACCTGAAATCTGAGAAGTTACCACTTGTTTTTCCGGAGCCTTTATTTCTTCTTCGGCAGGCTTTTTAGAAGATTTAAGCCCGCTTAATATTTCTGTCAGGCCGGCCTTGTGAGCCTTTTCAAATTCCTTTTTAGCTATTTCAAGGCATCCTCCCTTAACCAGCTCAGCAGCAAATTTGATTGCTCCTTCAACCAGCGGCGAACCTGAAGCTCTTGAAATAATAAGAATCAGTTTATCAAAGTTTTCTCCTATTCCGGGGCCGTAGCCATATCCTAATGATTCGTAGCTTCCGCCTGTTGTATAGGAAGAAAAGATTTTTATCATTAAATTTCCTGTCAGCGAATCCATTACCATGACGTCTGCAGAACCTGTGAGAAGGTCATTTCCTCTCATAACCGCACCGCCGTCTGCTCTTTGCGATGCTGCGAAGTTTATGTCGTAACCTTGGTCTTTAAGTTTCTTAAGTGCTATTTCTGTTTGTCTTGCTCCGTCAACATTTAATATACCTACTGTAGGATTTTTTATCCCGCATGCTTTGGCTGTTATTATGCCGTAAATAGCATTTTTAACCATACCTTCCACTTTATCGGTTGAGGATGTTCCTGTTGTTGTTGCTATGAACATCTCTTTTCCTTTTCCGGGAGTTAATACTCTTCCTACTGTTGAAACTCCTATGGGGAATGGATAATGCATCGTTACCGCTGCATCTACTTCTTTGGAATTAAGTAGTGATTCCATGATTGTATGTGCTTCGTCTTCTGTATTTACAAATGCTGTTTTTACACCTTCTGCTTCTTTTGATCCGATTACGGTAGTATCTATTCCGCTTTTTGCTGCTTTTACTGCTGCTGAATAAATATTATCTTCACCGTGTTCGCTTCCCATGGCAGTAACGGCTACCTTCGGCTTCTGTCCGTATTCTCCGCTAATCAGTGTGTCTGCCAGCTGATCGAACACTTTGCCTATTATTTGTTTTACTTGTTTTTCAGACATATAAATGCCCTCCTATTCTGCCAATAGATTTGAAGCGAAGTTCTTCAGAGCTTCTGCAATAAGTCCTTTTACTTTTTCCTCTGAAATTGTTGACTGCGGTTCTTGTTCTCCTTTATTTGCTTCAATAATAAAGGATACGCCGTCAAACAGGTTTGTCATTCTTCCTAGGAAGAGACTTCCTTTTCCTACTATCATAGTATTTTTTATTTTTCCGTCCATGATATCTTGTCTGCAGAATCCTATGTAAGGAACTCCTGAAGGTATATGTCCTTGTGTAGGTGCCCAGCCAACCATACCATGTTTAGCTGTGAACTCTGCTAATTCTTTTCTCTCCATGTGACCCATTTTTACTGCCAGGGCTCCTATCATCTTGTAGTTTGCCAATGGCACATCTCCTGCTCCTGCTGGTTTTGTTATGTCTGGGTTTTGCATTTCTACTGAGTATTTATCTACATCTGTTATTTTCATGCCTGCTTTTTCTAAGGATGAAACTAATGATGATATAACTGCCTGTGGTGATGATCCTGTTCCTACTGTGTGTTTTCCTACCAGGTCTAGGTTTATTTCGGGGCTTACTCCGTCATTTTTGCTTATGAGTATGGCAAAGCCGCCTAATACGTCTTCTAAAATCGGAAGTCCTTTTTTTATGTGGTCTTTTCCGTTCATTCCAAGTTTTGCTGTGCATCCGCCGGCGGATACTACAACGTTGTTGAATACTCCTGCTTTTACTAATGCTGCTGCTTCTATCAGCGCATGGGTCGGTCCTGCACAGAATCCTCTTGTGTCTGATCCTGTTGCATTTACAAATCCTGCTACTTCTGCGCAGGCTTTTGCAAAGTTTCCTCCGCCTCTTTGGTTCATATCTCCGCATGCTTCTTCTGCAGCAGTCTATTACATAGTCTATTTCTTCTTTGTTTATGTCGTTTTTGTATGTGAGGTTTAATAATGCAAGTACGTTTGATGCTTTTGATACTAAGTTTTCCATCATTACATGGGCGCTTAGGTTAACGTCTATGTCGTGTGCTCTTTTTACGCAGCCTACTAGTTTGCCGTCGTTGTATAATGGTTCTGAATGTTCTTCATCAACGTATTTTTTTATTGTTTCTGCTTCTTCTCCCTGCTTGATTCTGCTTAGCAATGCTTCATCAAATAATGGATGTTTTTCAAGCTTTGCTTTTGTTTCGGCTAAGAAGTTGTTTTCTATTTTTACAAGGTCGAATACGTCACACATCTGCATCAGAACTATAAATTCGTCCTGCGGCATTATTTCTCCGAATTTTCCCCATCTTTCTGCTTTTTCGAGCTTTTTGTCGTTCCATGGCTGTGCGTATCCTGCAAGTTCTTCTGGTGTTATGTTTCCTATATATGTCTGGTTTGGAAGATAGTTCACTACTTCTTCAAAGGTTCTCAGGTGGTCTTTTATTTGTTTTAGGTATTCTGAGTTTGGATTTACGGTTCTTTCAGTTGTTTGGGTTGTTCCGTTATGGATAACCATATCAGGAGTAAATGCCAATATATAGCTGGCTCCTTTTATTACACTGTTCATAATAACCTCCGTTATTCAAAATTTGCTTCGCATTTCTGCGAAGCAAATAAATTCGATTGTCTATATAAAGTACTAAATATTAAAGATATTTACAATAGTCTTCTCTTATTGGTGTCATTTCGCTTATTATATCGTCAACATCCAATACCATTTCCATCATACTGATTTGCTCGTCGTAAACGGCTTCGTCTACTTCTTCTTTTATTTCTGGTTCGCACACGTGGAATACTGAGAGTCCTAACTGAACTCCTGTCAATGGACCTTGCAAATGTTGGGTCTCCGTTTGTTACGGTTTCTGCAGCTAATCCTGCTGCTTCTCCTTCTGCTGCTCCAAGTACTACTACTAGGTTCTCTGCACCGTACTTTTCTGCAAATTCTTTAACCCTTTTTTGATTTTCCAAATCCATTGCTCCTGCGCTTGTTCAGACGAAGCATTCTGTTGATGAAAATACTGTTTCGCCGCCTGCGGTTTTTACGCATTCTTCTATGGCTGGTCCTGGTATTCCATCTCTGTCGCCTATTATTATTACTTTTTTACCTTTTAATAAGCTCATTTTTTTCCTCCTTATTTGGTTTTTTTGTTATATATATTTTTTTATCATTGCTTCTACATTGTCGGGTGTAGCGTCTTCTTTTATGAGTTCTTCTACTTTTTCTCCGTCTTTATAGATTGCAATAACTGGTAAGCCAAGTACTTTCTGTCCTATTGCTACTCTTCTTGCTTTTGTTGTGTTTAGTTTTGTGAATTTTATTTTGCCGTCGTATTTTTCTGACAGTGCTTCTACGTGGGGCATTAATGCTTCGCATGGTGCGCATCCGTCTCCGAAAAAGTCTACTAATATGTATCCTTCGCCTTTTAATACTTCTGGTTCAAATGTGGTTTTATCGAGTACTAACATTCTTTCCCTCCTATAATGATTCTATATATTTTTCTGCCTGTACTGCTGCTATGGCTCCGTCTCCGGCTGCCGTAACTACTTGTCTCAGGCTTTTTACTCTAATATCTCCGGCTGCGTATACGCCTTCTATGTTTGTTTTCATGTTTTCGTCGGTTTCTACATAGCCTCTTTCTAATTTAAGTATTCCTTCGTACAGTTTGGTCTTTGGCTCGTATCCTATGAATACGAATATACCGAATGTACCGTCTTCTTCGTCGGCTTTTATTTCTGTTGTTTCTTTGGTTTTTACATTTTCTAAAACCATTGTATCTACTATGCCGTCGCCTTTTATTTCTTTTACTACTGAATCCCATATAAAGTTAATTTTTGGGTTTGCTTTGGCTTTTTCTTGTATTGATTTTGCGGCTCTTAATTCGTCTCTTCTGTGTATTATGGATACTTTTCTTGCGAATTTTGTCAGATACATTGCTTCTTCTACTGCTGTGTCTCCGCCTCCTACAACGAATACTTCAAAGTCTTCGAAGAATGCTCCGTCGCAAGTCGCACAGTATGAAACGCCTTTTCCTGTAAATACTTTCTCTCCAGGGCATCCTATTGGTTTGGATGTTGCTCCTCCGGCGATTATTACTGTTTTTCCTACGTATTCGCCTTTTTTTCCTACTAGTACTTTTTCTTTGCCTTCGAGTTTTACTTCTACTATTTCATCGTATACTTTTTCGGCTCCAAAATGTTTTGCCTGTTCTGCCATCCTGTCAATCAATGTAGGTCCTGATTCTCCTTCCAGGCAGCCTGGATAGTTTTCTACTTCTGATGTGAGCGCTATTTGCCCTCCGTCTTTTTCTTTTTCGATTATCAAAGTGCTCAGTCTTGCTCTTCCGGCATACAGCCCTGCTGATAATCCCGCCGGTCCTGCTCCGACTATTAAAACGTCATATACTTTGCTCATTTCACACCTCCAACATATTATAATTTACTGTAAAGCAACTGCAAATTTGTATAACATAGTTATTGCTTTATTTGCATCATTCGTGACAGCTAATCACAGCAATGCATTGATGCTATTCCCTTTTCTCATGTTTTGTATGAAGCAGCATATGAGATTTATGGGACATTGGTTCTTTGAAATACTCTTCATACAGTTTCAGTATATCAGAATTTTCATGAGAAAATCTTAATTTTGCATTTTCATCCAGATAATAAAGATTCTTTCCGCGTTCAAATGCCAGCTCCTCTCCGTCATGAATCGGCTGGCCTCCGCCACCTACACAGCCTCCTGGACAAGCCATTACCTCTACAAAATCGTATTGAACTTCTCCTCTTTCGATTTTTTCAAGCAGTGACCGTGTATTTCCCAGCCCGCTGACTACCGCCGTCCTTACTTTAATGTCATCAACAATAAAATCAGCTTCTGCAAGTCCTTCATTATCATTAAAACCTTGGCTTCTCACTGCTTTAAAAGCATCTACAGGAGGGTTTTCTCCTTTGATCAGATAATATGCTGATCGGAGTGCGGCCTCCATTACACCACCGGTTGCTCCAAATATAACTCCGGCGCCGGTAATTTCCTGCATCGGACGATCACTTTCAATATCCTGTAAAGTATCAGGTCTTATATGGGCAGAACGGATCATTTTCACAAGCTCCCTTGTTGTAATAACTGTATCAATGTCATGGCCTGCATATTCTCCGTAGAATAATTCCATCTCGCGCTCTTCTTTTTTTGCTACGCAAGGCATTACAGATATTGTATAAATCTTTTCCGGTGACACACCAAGTCGTTCTGCAAAGTAAGTTTTCATTACAGCTCCAAACATCTGCTGCGGTGATTTTGCCGTCGAAAGCTGTTTAACTAAATGCGGAAACTGAGACTTTATAAACCTAATCCATGCCGGACAGCAGGAAGTAAACATAGGTCTGTCCTTAAGTTCACCGCCGGTAAATCTTTTTATAAATTCATTACCTTCTTCCATAATTGTCAAATCAGCTGAAAAAGTTGTGTCAAATACATAGTCTACACCCATACGCTTTAAGGAATCCATTATCTTTCCTACAGTAGCTTCTTTTGTTGCGAGTCCCAATTCTTCTCCCCACGCTGCTCGAACAGCCGGAGCGACCTGTGCAACCACAATCTTTTCCTTATCAGCAATAGCATCCCATATCTTTTCCGTATCATCTCTTTCTCTCAGAGCACCTACGGGACAGTGGGTAATGCATTGACCGCACAATGAACAATTTGATTCTTCTATCTTACCATTGTTAGAAACATTTACTGTAGTCCTGGAGCCCGTTCCTTCAACATCCCAAATATTAAGTCCCTGAACTTTTTCGCATATTTGAACACAGCGCATGCATTTAATACATTTCCTGGAATCGCGTATCAGTGGGAAATTTTGATTCCATTTTTGTATCTCTAGTTCAGTTTTAAACGGAATACTCAGGATATTTAAATCATTGGCTATCTTTTGAAGGCTACAGTTTCCGCTTCTTGTACATGTAACACACTGGCAGTCGTGCTGAGATAAAATTAATTCTACAGTCGTACGTCTATGTTTTCGCACCTTAGGGCTATTTGTATAAATTACCATTCCTTCTTCAACTACATTATTACAAGAAGTAATAAGTTTATCTTTTCCTTCTAGTTCAACCATACAAACGCGGCAGGCACCAATTTCATTAATCCCCTTCAGATAACAAAGGCTCGGAATTGGAATTTCATTCTCTGCGGCAGCTTTCATAATCGTGGTATTTTCTTTAACTAAAATTTTCTTTCCGTTAATCGTGATATTTACCATAATCTTTCCCTGCCTCCTTTAAGTATTCCATATCCGAAGTGATCACAGCGCAAGCACCTAGATGCCTCCTGTCTAGCTTCTTTTTCTGTCATGCAGTTCTCTACGCCTTCAAAATCGCAGACTCTCTCGCACGCTTCCCGTTCAGTCAGATTCACTCTTCCGCAAGGACTATGATCATCCAGATTAACGGCCGGAATTTCTACATCACAGGAAATTTCGTGCCTATATCCTAAATATGCATCAATGTTCGCTGCTACAACTTTAGCTGCAGCTATTGCCTTGATTACAGATGCCGGTCCGCTGGCACAATCGCCTCCCGCAAATACATCAGGGAAGTTTTCAAAAGTTCCGCTGCTTTTTGTAACAATTTTTCCCCGCTCCACAGGTATACCAAACTCTTCAAAATGACGGATTTCAATGTTTTGGCCTATTGCCACTATCAAAACATCACATGGAATATAAACATCTTTTTCGCCGGTAGGCTTAATGCTTGCGCGACCGTCTTTGATGGCGCTTACCATCTGCGGTGTGGCATAAAGCCCTTTAATATGGTTATGTTCATTCACATCCAATGACGCCGGAGCTTTAAGCGTAAGCACTTCTACACCTTCTGCAACTGCTCCTTCTATTTCGCCTGGAAGCGCTGTCATATCTGCAACTCTTCTGCGGTATACTATGCTCACTTTTTTAGCTCCAAGGCGTTTTGCCGTACGGACTGCATCCATTGAGACATTGCCGCCGCCGATAACTGCAACTTCTTTCCCTGACAGATCCATAATCTCGTTCTTGCCTACATTTCGCAAGAATTGTACAGCCGACAGTACACCATCTGCATCTTCACCTTTGAGCCCAAGTTTCTTGTCCGTACTGGCTCCTATGGTAATTAATACTGCGTCATACTGTTCTCTCAGTTCCTGAATGGTTATATCCCGACCTATTTTCAAGCCATGCCTTACTTCTACACCGGTTCTCAAAATATTGTCGATGTCCTCCTGCAGCCGTTCTTTTGGAAGGCGATAATTTGGAATTCCATATCGAAGCATTCCTCCAAGTTTTGGGAGCATCTCATATACAGTTACATTATGTCCCATTAACTGAAGGTAATATGCTGCACTTAAACCACCAGGTCCGCCGCCAAGCACTGCAATTTTCTTGCCGGTATTCTTCGCACATGCTGGAGGATTAACTATCCCGGCAAAATCTGCTGCCACACGTTTTAAACCGCGTATATTTATAGAATCATCCACCATATTTCTTCTGCATCTGGCTTCACACGGATGTTCACATATATATGAACATGTTGTCGGAAATGGATTATCTTTTCGCATCAAGCGAATTGCATCCGCATATCTGCCTTCTCCAACTAATGCCACATATCCCGGAATATCTACATGTGCAGGGCACAGAGACACGCACGGCACCGGCTGATTATACGTACAAGTACAACGTCCATTATTTATATGCTCAATGTAATCATCTCTGTATCCGATCAACCCTTTGTATACCATGTTGGCAGCTTCATAACCAATGGCACAATCTGCGGAATCCATGATAGACAATGCTGTCTGCTCCATAATATCAAGAGTTTCCATCGTCGCATTTCCGTCCAACACATCTTTAATAAAATGATTTAACTGACCAAGACCAATCCGGCAAGGCACACATTTCCCGCAAGTCTGAGCATGACACAGCTCCAAAAATGCCCTCGACATATCCACCGGACATAGTCCAGGGGGACTGGATTCAATTCTTCGCTCCAAGTCCTTATAAAGTCCTTCCATTACAATTTTAGCTTTACTCGGTGAAGCAATTTCTAATCTGCTCATTATTAACTTCACTTCCTTATTTATATTTTTTAATCTCCATAAAGATTTAAAAGAATGCCCGTACAGGTTGCGAAGTAAAAAATGTTAAATACTTTTCTACATGGCATTCAATTTGTTCAGATGTAAGAGCTGCCTGATATCCGATGCTTATAAAATATTATAAGCCTTGCTCATTACATACCTCATTTCTTGGTTACCAACATCTGTATAGCAAAATATATACCATATTGAAGATTTTTAATAATTTTATTTTGCTATGAAATTTTAACATCATTTATGCTTCATCATTGTAATGGTTATAAATGTTTTATAAATTTTTTTACAAAACAAGGTATTTTATTTCTCACCGAGAAATAATTTTCTTCACGTTCTAAACTAAAAAACTCTTCTATGCATAACTTAAGAAATATAATTCTTTGTCTGTTATAACAGGTGCCACACTTTCAAATTGCATCTTTGTTCATTTCGTAAATCATTTAAACATGTTCTGATTTTAATGCCTTTAACAATGAAACACAGGCAGCGAGCATAACAAATATAAACGGAAATGCAGCCGCTATTGATATTATTTGAAGTGGTTTAAGCCCACCTGCAATTAACAGCCCTATTGCCATTAAGGATTGTACGATTCCCCACAGTACCTTTTTACTGTTCGGCGGATTTAAATTGCCGTTTGAAGTCAGCATTGAAAGTACAAATGTGCCTGAATTGGCTGATGTTATGAAAAATGTACATACCAGAACTAATGCAGCTGCAGAAAGCACTATACCCATAGGATATTTTTCAAGCACTGTAAATAATCCTGTTTCCGGAACAGCCGCTACTTTTTCCAGTGCTTCAATGGATAAAATCCCTTCTTCTCCAAGGTGTATACCTAATGTTCCAAAAATCGCAAACCATACGATTGAGCCTACTGAAGGCGCCAATACTACACCTGCAATGAATTCGCGTATAGTTCTTCCTTTTGAGATTCTGGCAATAAAGACTCCTACAAATGGTGCCCATGCAATCCACCATGCCCAGTAGAATATTCTCCAATCCTGAATCCAACTGTTATCTCCGTAAACTACCAGCATAAGACTGTCAGGAATAATATTGCAGATATACTGTCCCAACCCATTGGTGAAATTATTCAAAATTTCAACTTTGGGCCCTACAACCATGGCCAAAGCCATCAATATAAATGCAATGTACAGATTTACATCAGATATAATTTTAATACCTTTTTCTATTCCTGCCACAGCTGTCCATATATAAACAACTGTAATCACAGAAATAATAATTATCTGTATCAGAAGCGTCGATGGAATTCCAAACATGTATTCCAATCCGCTGTTAATCTGCAGAACTCCCAAGCCCAGTGATGTAGTTACACCTGCAACAGTAGCGAACACTGCAAATACATCAATCGTCTTTCCCAATGCACCGTTAACTCCCTTCTCGCCAATCAATGGCTCAAATATAGAGCTAATCAGTGCAGGTTTCTTCTTACGAAATTGAAAATATGCCAACGCCAGTCCAATTATTGAATAATTAGCCCATGGATGAATTCCCCAGTGTAAAAATGAAGACTTTATTGCAAAATACGCAGCTTCAGCAGTTCCACCTTCCATGCCCATAGGGTTAATATAATGAGAAAGCGGTTCTGATATTCCCCAGAATACTAATCCTACACCCATGCCTGCTCCAAAAAGCATGGCAAACCATGAAGAAGTCTTATATTCCGGCCTGGAATCATCATCTCCCAGACGAAGCTTTCCGTACTTGCTAAAAGCAATGCTTATTATAAATATGACAAACAACAGCATAGCCAATAAATACAGCCATCCAAATTTTATTGTAAGGAAATTATATACAGCATTGGAAACATAGACAAAGCTATCATTCAATGCTACCGCCCATATGGCAATTCCTCCTGTAAGCAACATAGAAAGATAAAAAACATAATTTTTTTCTTTGATCAAACCACTTCTCCCTTCTTTTCCATAATTACAGTACCCGCTTATACCTTAAATACAGTTTGTTCGCTCACATCTGTAGCAAGACTTTCCAATGCTACTTTAGTTCTATGATAACGAAGCTTCCACTGTTCTTCTTTTGAGGTACCTGGATCTCCTAACGGATACGGTATGGAGATAGTTGGAACAATTCTGTTTGCTCCTACTGTCAACGACACCGGAATCAAGTTGCACATATGCACAACCGGTAATCCGGCCTTTTCAAATTCTTTAACCATCGTTGCACCGCAACGTGTACAGGTGCCTCAGGTTGATACTAGTATTACAGCATCTACACTATCCTCTTGCAGATACGGCAAAATTTCATTTGCCATTCTCATGGCCTCAGCTTGAGTTGTTCCCGTTCCTACGGTAGTATAGAAATATGAATGAAGTTTTCCAAACACTCCTTCTTTCTCCATAACTTTTAATGCATCGATTGGTGTTATTACATTAGGATTTGCATCTGCAGCCGCAGGGTCAAAACCGGCATGTATGGTTTTGTATTCTCCTGCTTTTAATGCATCTATACCTTCTATATTGTACCTTCCCCAACGTGTAGCTGATGCAGACTGAATACGGTCAGGATTGTCCACAGGTACAATTCCACCTGTA
Above is a window of Sedimentibacter sp. MB35-C1 DNA encoding:
- the grdD gene encoding glycine/sarcosine/betaine reductase complex component C subunit alpha codes for the protein MSEKQVKQIIGKVFDQLADTLISGEYGQKPKVAVTAMGSEHGEDNIYSAAVKAAKSGIDTTVIGSKEAEGVKTAFVNTEDEAHTIMESLLNSKEVDAAVTMHYPFPIGVSTVGRVLTPGKGKEMFIATTTGTSSTDKVEGMVKNAIYGIITAKACGIKNPTVGILNVDGARQTEIALKKLKDQGYDINFAASQRADGGAVMRGNDLLTGSADVMVMDSLTGNLMIKIFSSYTTGGSYESLGYGYGPGIGENFDKLILIISRASGSPLVEGAIKFAAELVKGGCLEIAKKEFEKAHKAGLTEILSGLKSSKKPAEEEIKAPEKQVVTSQISGVEIMDLEDAVKLLWKNGIYAESGMGCTGPIILVNDANIDKAIEILAENEYIAKEKSDC
- the trxB gene encoding thioredoxin-disulfide reductase, whose protein sequence is MSKVYDVLIVGAGPAGLSAGLYAGRARLSTLIIEKEKDGGQIALTSEVENYPGCLEGESGPTLIDRMAEQAKHFGAEKVYDEIVEVKLEGKEKVLVGKKGEYVGKTVIIAGGATSKPIGCPGEKVFTGKGVSYCATCDGAFFEDFEVFVVGGGDTAVEEAMYLTKFARKVSIIHRRDELRAAKSIQEKAKANPKINFIWDSVVKEIKGDGIVDTMVLENVKTKETTEIKADEEDGTFGIFVFIGYEPKTKLYEGILKLERGYVETDENMKTNIEGVYAAGDIRVKSLRQVVTAAGDGAIAAVQAEKYIESL
- a CDS encoding co-chaperone YbbN; the protein is MLVLDKTTFEPEVLKGEGYILVDFFGDGCAPCEALMPHVEALSEKYDGKIKFTKLNTTKARRVAIGQKVLGLPVIAIYKDGEKVEELIKEDATPDNVEAMIKKYI
- a CDS encoding [FeFe] hydrogenase, group A codes for the protein MVNITINGKKILVKENTTIMKAAAENEIPIPSLCYLKGINEIGACRVCMVELEGKDKLITSCNNVVEEGMVIYTNSPKVRKHRRTTVELILSQHDCQCVTCTRSGNCSLQKIANDLNILSIPFKTELEIQKWNQNFPLIRDSRKCIKCMRCVQICEKVQGLNIWDVEGTGSRTTVNVSNNGKIEESNCSLCGQCITHCPVGALRERDDTEKIWDAIADKEKIVVAQVAPAVRAAWGEELGLATKEATVGKIMDSLKRMGVDYVFDTTFSADLTIMEEGNEFIKRFTGGELKDRPMFTSCCPAWIRFIKSQFPHLVKQLSTAKSPQQMFGAVMKTYFAERLGVSPEKIYTISVMPCVAKKEEREMELFYGEYAGHDIDTVITTRELVKMIRSAHIRPDTLQDIESDRPMQEITGAGVIFGATGGVMEAALRSAYYLIKGENPPVDAFKAVRSQGFNDNEGLAEADFIVDDIKVRTAVVSGLGNTRSLLEKIERGEVQYDFVEVMACPGGCVGGGGQPIHDGEELAFERGKNLYYLDENAKLRFSHENSDILKLYEEYFKEPMSHKSHMLLHTKHEKRE
- a CDS encoding BCCT family transporter, with amino-acid sequence MKEKNYVFYLSMLLTGGIAIWAVALNDSFVYVSNAVYNFLTIKFGWLYLLAMLLFVIFIISIAFSKYGKLRLGDDDSRPEYKTSSWFAMLFGAGMGVGLVFWGISEPLSHYINPMGMEGGTAEAAYFAIKSSFLHWGIHPWANYSIIGLALAYFQFRKKKPALISSIFEPLIGEKGVNGALGKTIDVFAVFATVAGVTTSLGLGVLQINSGLEYMFGIPSTLLIQIIIISVITVVYIWTAVAGIEKGIKIISDVNLYIAFILMALAMVVGPKVEILNNFTNGLGQYICNIIPDSLMLVVYGDNSWIQDWRIFYWAWWIAWAPFVGVFIARISKGRTIREFIAGVVLAPSVGSIVWFAIFGTLGIHLGEEGILSIEALEKVAAVPETGLFTVLEKYPMGIVLSAAALVLVCTFFITSANSGTFVLSMLTSNGNLNPPNSKKVLWGIVQSLMAIGLLIAGGLKPLQIISIAAAFPFIFVMLAACVSLLKALKSEHV
- a CDS encoding NAD(P)-binding protein, which codes for MSRLEIASPSKAKIVMEGLYKDLERRIESSPPGLCPVDMSRAFLELCHAQTCGKCVPCRIGLGQLNHFIKDVLDGNATMETLDIMEQTALSIMDSADCAIGYEAANMVYKGLIGYRDDYIEHINNGRCTCTYNQPVPCVSLCPAHVDIPGYVALVGEGRYADAIRLMRKDNPFPTTCSYICEHPCEARCRRNMVDDSINIRGLKRVAADFAGIVNPPACAKNTGKKIAVLGGGPGGLSAAYYLQLMGHNVTVYEMLPKLGGMLRYGIPNYRLPKERLQEDIDNILRTGVEVRHGLKIGRDITIQELREQYDAVLITIGASTDKKLGLKGEDADGVLSAVQFLRNVGKNEIMDLSGKEVAVIGGGNVSMDAVRTAKRLGAKKVSIVYRRRVADMTALPGEIEGAVAEGVEVLTLKAPASLDVNEHNHIKGLYATPQMVSAIKDGRASIKPTGEKDVYIPCDVLIVAIGQNIEIRHFEEFGIPVERGKIVTKSSGTFENFPDVFAGGDCASGPASVIKAIAAAKVVAANIDAYLGYRHEISCDVEIPAVNLDDHSPCGRVNLTEREACERVCDFEGVENCMTEKEARQEASRCLRCDHFGYGILKGGRERLW